The Alnus glutinosa chromosome 10, dhAlnGlut1.1, whole genome shotgun sequence DNA window aaaaattatttaaagtaATAATCTATATATGTTCTTCTATGGAATTTTGATTTTGGCAATGGAATGAACAAATTATAtagatcaaatcaaattaaggagttggcaatatatatatctaaccCCAATTGGACTAAATAAAGAATCCAATTTGCCTCTAAATTAATGAtcttttttagaggaaaaacaaaaaggggCATTTTCCTTCGGTTTGTTTACACATTATTGATTATTTGGAATCATTCCCCAGCTTTTATAGCTAGCTCAGTTGATTTCAATGCAATCTTTTTCACTGAGCCAACCAAGGCTCATTGTTGTCAATGTAAGTGTGCCGACGAACAACCAATCTTTTAATCTGCTATAAAATATGTACTAACTTCAAatcttaatcataaaataaatactattcaTCTAACGTGAAATGGGGAGGATcctatttttttggttgaaaaataatttgtaaaacATTATTTATAGCCGTTACCAATATCTTTCCACATCAACGGCACAGGGTTTTCAACGTTTATGCTCACAACTCACACCTCATGCCAGGGCTCCTCTTCCTATAAGCAAACAAACAATCTTTTGCTTGGATTCACGTTTAGCAGGAAGGAAGAGGTTCACATGCAACCCATTTACACCAAAACAGTAACGCACGAACCCTTTTCAAGGCCCAGATGCAAAGTGTCACCTTCACGAATCACAACTCTCTCCAAACCCCTATATAATATAAACCGCATTCACAATTCACATCCAAAGccagaaaaagaaagtgaaagaaacaGAGAGATGACAGTTTTGAAGAGTAATATCTTGCTTTTGGCCATCTTTGCCGTCGCTGGGATTCTATTTTCCGGTGACAAAAACATGGCTGTTGGGCAACCTTGCCAAGGTCACATAGAGGGATTGATAACTCAATGCGCTCTGTTCGTGCAGAAGAATGTGCCAAAGACGATCCCGTCTCCAGGTTGCTGCGGCGTTATCAAGTCGGTGGACATTCCGTGCGTGTGTCAGCATATCACCAAGGATATTGAGCGGATGATTGACATGGAGAAAGCGGTCTTTGTGGTGCGGTACTGTGGCAGGCAACTGGCCCAGGGGACCAAGTGTGGAAGTAAGAAACTGTTTAATCATCTCTTTTGGACTTTGGTCATAATTAAACGATTAATCAATTATTAAGGGTGTAAAGTTGGCTGAGTAACTAGTAATCGGGTACCAACCAGTTTGATACCGGATTGAAAATAACTGGTAATCGACCCTATTGGAGCGATTATTGgttttataaaatattgaaaCCAGTTATAACCGATAAccgggtatatatataaatgtatttatttaaaaaattaaaataataaaatttagggttttacacttttacttcCATTTCAACTTAGGCCAACATATTGGgcaaaaaaatgttgaaatgtttttttaataggctaaaaaagttttaattaaGTCAAAAAAAAGTAGGTCCAATACTCAAATTAGGCccaaaaacccaattttttttaaaattatttgttaccGGTCCAAATAACCAGGTACCAACCAATAACCGGTTAATCGGCTGCCCAGTTACAGGAGCCGGTTGACGATTTTGGCCAGCTGGCTACCCCGTTTACGAGTATCAATTTTAGCCAATAATTGATAACCTTAATCGGGTTTTCACCCTTATGATATTCACAAGTCTAAGGGTGATTTTAAAATaccttgtgtttatttttttaaaaaaaatattataaaatttttcaaagcggccaacacctaaatcttagcattttttttttttctaaaataatgagaagtattttaaaaatattgacaaTATTTAACTACAAATTCTAACGGAGTACCTGTAATTAAGACGTTTAAAAAATTAGATACTCTAATTTGAGATGTTTGAAAGTTTAGTATCCCTAAATCAAAACGGTCGATACTTCGATACCCTTATACCAAGTAATCCTCTTTTATTATCGATAAGTTATACATATAACTACCTAGTGATCACTGATGGGTGCCATTCACGATCACACATTCACACACTTTAATATTTCGAGGGAAAGAATTGTCATTTGAATTGgacttaatcaaataatttaaattgtttatcGAATCAAAATTTAGTTCTAAATATTTTGGGCTTTTCTTGCAGGCTACACAGTTCCCCCGTGAAGTTGCATGAAGATCGAACTGCCTGCAAATCTATGGCTTATGCATCATTACCGAAGAAAAATGTGAATAAATTCGGGTAGCCTATGTTTCAACGTTGTATCAgctaatgaaaaattatttaaagtaATAATCTATATATGTTCTTCTATGGAATCTTGATTTTGACAATGGAATGAACAAATTATAAAGATCAAGTCAGAGGAGTTGCCAATATATCTAACCCCAATTGGACTAAATAAAGAATCCAATTTTCCTCAAAATTAATGatcatttttagaggaaaaacaaaaagatttttagatatgaatacaaaaatatatttttttttcttgagaaaatagatcaataatgaaaaaataaaataaaaattgagaggAGGGATGAGATGATAGGGGCCAAATACAATGTGGGATGCATACCTTTGAGTAATTCGTATCttaaaaatggaaaagaatTATGATTATATATCTATAATAACGATTcatatttctcattttatttgATAGATTAGTTCTAGATGGCTTGTAATTACAATTTGGAAATTGCTTTCGTGGAACACATTGCCCTAATTAATTGAATAACGAAGAAGGTGGTGGGATAGGAGCTCGGTGGTGGTGGCCGGGGAGGTTATGGGTGGAAAGATGAGCTAATGAAATACAAAAGTTTTTAGCtaatttttgatagtttttgGGCCGTTCATTAAAAATGAACTGTCCAAATTAAAGCTATTACATCTAGTGCAATATCCGAAATATTGCCAAATCTCAATCCATGATTAGATAAATGAACGACTTAAATTAGAATTATTGCATCTTATGCAATATCTAACAATACCCTAAATATTGCACCGAATCTTTTTGGTAAGGCTAACTATATTTGAAACAATTCGTATACCTGACGAAAACCTAACACGAAATCAtaaagttataattaaattttttgactcatttagttaaataaatcaaattaaaataaacctaTATAATTTGATATGCCTTGATTCGATTAAATTAAACACGTAAGTAATTGTATAGAATATAAGAATATGTTTGTTGTGCTACCTTACCAAACATTGGTACATGCTtttgtatttatagagagaactgtttacaaataattaaaggGATATGTTCACCTTAATCTATGTCTACTTTGCTTCTGTAACATTTTTATGTGGCCCCTTAAGAAGACAGTCAATTGTCTGACCCATTTTATACttttttgtatgtatttttgtaatgttttattttgCATTGAACTTGTTGTTGGGTGAAAATGATCATTCCcttgtaattattttctttattcaattagaaagaaaaaagaagaagattacaATTTGTATATGCTACAAACATTGAGAGATAAACTATACAAAGAGATGGAATTGTATTGGTGTTATCTATTCTTTGGATGTAATTGATTAGGTTTCTTATCATGATCTATGATCTATGTCATGGATGGACAGCTGTGGTTAACTTGGGTTTATCATGTCTGAGTCTGTTGTGGAAATTGCCAAGGCTAAAGAGCATTATTAATAGATATTTTATAAGTGGTTCTCTTctttaaatatagaaaaaatgtcaaaaaaatttacctgcaataaattttttaagcATTGAGAATTCTACGGTGCTTTCCAATGTGTATGAAACCAAAAAAGTTTTCctataattattataatcataaattcGATTATTTCTCCTatagtttaagaaaaaaatttaaaacattaatgtggaatgtttttaaataaggaaaaaaaatagttttattttctaaatataagaaaaatgatcgGTGTCTACTTTTCAtgcttgcaaaaaaaaaaaaaaaaaaaaaaaaaaaaaaaaaaccttcttccATTATCTGTTCGGTCCTCTCGAGGCTTCTATTTAATTATTGATGCATTATCTAATCAACGACAATCCAAAATATCTCCCCTTAACTCCCCAATCCCATCCGTCCAACCAAAGCCATCTCTCTTTTGACCGTTGATTGTACTGCTTCTCCCACCCCCAGCTTGCCACGTTCACAAGGGCCTATAAAATCAgaccctctcactctctctttaTCCACTTCCATATTTACTCTGAAGCCCCTGAAGCTGAACCCGGACTGCACATTCGATCTTAGTAAGCACAGCATCAGTGAATCTTCGTTTGCTTTTGTTTAGAAAATGTTGCTTTTTTATGTTTAGTCCTGCTATGACGTTGCCTAATTTAGTTCTGGGGATCCTAGtatgattttggttttgttttgcaataattgtttttatgttttttttttttttttttgtaatattgtcTGTTGTGGTTCTGGTGATCTTAGTATGATTTTTTGGGTGTTGTTTTGCAAATGttgtgatttttatttatttatttttgttttagtgCGGGGATCTTGGTTGTTGTTTTgcgaaagtttttttttatgttttgttcgtttataaaattgtttgttttagtTCTGGGGTCTTATCATGATTTGGGGTTATGTTTTACAAGTGCTGTTGATGTATCTTGTTTCGTTActatatttttttggtataaatctGGGGATCTAACtatgatttgggttttttttaaaatgttatgtTATAACATTGTTATAGTTCTGGGGATCTTAGTATGATTCTGGGTACTTTAGAAATGTTGGGTCTTTCGAGATTGTTCTGTGATCAAGGGATTATATTGTTTTTAGACTTCGTCATATGTGTTTACTGACATTTCTCTCatgtagtttttgtttttcttttccccatCTGGAATACTCGATATGGGTTTATGTCTTTCTGGATGATAGTGTCTCATAGTTTGGCTAGTTGGTACTTTGTGTTTGTCCatctttatgttttatgaaggaCTAAGTTGTTCTCCAAACTGGGTTGGGTTggattaattaaattgacatatggTTCTcacttgcatttttaatagagcatATCTCATATGCGTTTTAGAGAATGCATGTGAGAATTGCATTTTTTAAGGACaaatgttagtttaatagaaTGGGTTGGATTTGGAGGAAAgctttgttttttaatgaatatgaaATCTTTTGTTTTCGTTCGGGAGTATTCTATAATGGGAACTTATATTTGTTCAAATGATTTAATGACATTCCATTTGACGTGGGTCATACACAAAGAATTGAGTGGTTCAAGGGATTTGATGTTGGGTAAACTGCACCTTCCCCTCCTAAACCATAGGATCATCGGCAATGTTCCCCTAAATTTTATATGAGCAATCATAAACTATGTTATTAGTTGTAGTATTTTAGTGTTAAATTTACCTAATTTCCGTAATATTTTTTTGTCCCGTGAtcagaaaagaaatgaaacaaaaaataagcgCCCTATATGTAACAAACACATAAATTTTATGCGCTCTCTCAACCTGCATGATCTTTCATGTCTCGAATCTGATGTGGAGGGCAGGATTGGATTTCGTAGTGAATGAATCTTGTAATCGAAATAAAGCAGGATCCTATTGATGAAAATGGCTTTCTTGGTGAAATTGTAGGCAATAACACTATCTAGATCGTAGAACAGAAGAACAAAGTAAAAGTTCTAACTTTATTTGATAATTCCTTTTTGAGCTtttaatttaaacataaatGATGTACTTATAGGACATGAATTGATTAGGTGTATAGCTTCAATAAAACTGGatcaaattgaaattaaggATGTATTTCATCGCTATTTTGAATATTGAAGTAtcccctctctctttttttcccttatCTATTACCTTTAATATTTGTGACAGTTTTTCAATATTCAAATTGAAAGTTGGTGGGattcttgtcatttttttattttttattttttttttaaaaaaggtacATTCCCAAGCGAAGAGAATGTGGATTTCTCACCTCTCTATAAGGGAATCCACATTCACTTGGGAATGTGGATTACTTGTTCTTAAGTACAAACAAACAAGGTAGTCTTTTAGATTGCCATGAATCCTTAAAGATTACCTTCATCCAAACGCCCCATTAAGACAAGCATGATATTATGTTGTAAGCATGGGTAGTGGGATATTGAAACTGATCCCAGATTTTAGGGGTTGATCGTGCAAATTTTAAGTTTAGGGGAACATTCCGACTGACCTCATAGTTTAGAGTGGGAAAATGCATTTTACCCTCTGCCCTCTTGGATCCTtcttaacaaaaagaaatactaCACGCATTACTTGACATGAGTTGCTGCAACACTGGACGTGTGTTATTATCTAATACATTACATAATTGGATACTgcgtttatgttatttttttggtcTGATTTGGACAGCAAGAGTGAAACTAACTAGCCGAGTATGCGATTTGTATCAGTTTTATTATGCCAACGTGTATTTTAGATAGAGTGGAGCTCTAATAGGACCAACCACTAAATTGATTTATGAATAGGGATGGCATTAGTCTATGGAGAAAGATCAGACCTGAACCCCAATGCCCCACTCTTCATACCGGCTGCTTTACGTCAAGTGGAGGATTTCTCACCTGAATGGTGGGAACTAGTGAAAACATCGACATGGTTTCGTGACTATTGGCTAAGCCAGCATGAGGAGGAGGATTTTGGAGGCAACGCTGATGCTGATGATGATGCGGAGGCTGATGATTACATTGCCAATATGCTGCTAGAAGCTTTTGATCTTGGCATTGTTGAAGAGCTCCCTACCTTGGAAGCTCAGCCCAAAGAAATGGTCCCGTTGGCTGAAGGTGAAGGAAAAACTGGATTGGCCCCTGCTCCTCAAATGGAAGGAGGCCTTTTGATGCTATACTTTAATAATACTTGCGTCATATTATTGAATTTCTTAGTTCT harbors:
- the LOC133879275 gene encoding uncharacterized protein LOC133879275 — encoded protein: MTVLKSNILLLAIFAVAGILFSGDKNMAVGQPCQGHIEGLITQCALFVQKNVPKTIPSPGCCGVIKSVDIPCVCQHITKDIERMIDMEKAVFVVRYCGRQLAQGTKCGSYTVPP
- the LOC133880498 gene encoding protein EARLY RESPONSIVE TO DEHYDRATION 15-like; the encoded protein is MALVYGERSDLNPNAPLFIPAALRQVEDFSPEWWELVKTSTWFRDYWLSQHEEEDFGGNADADDDAEADDYIANMLLEAFDLGIVEELPTLEAQPKEMVPLAEGVKMDAKALLRNLSVSRLHKERGPKSPVGSAKYQQKLPAKYLSPKCTPRQIHQPR